Part of the Faecalibacterium duncaniae genome, GATATCGACCTGGCCGTGTTCTACCAGCAGCTGCAGGATCTTGCCGCTGCCGCCCAGCACAACGACGAGGGCGTGGTGGATCAGCTGGAAAAGATGATCCCCACCTTTACCCCCACCCGGAAAAATCTAAAGGTGTAAACTCCTTCCGTCATCGCTGGCGCGATGCCACCTCCCTCAGGGAGGGAGGCTTTGCCGTGCGGTCAGGCTCCCTCTCCGAGGGAGCTGTCTGCGAAGCAGACTGAGGGAGTAAACTACGTTCGCAACTGCGGCTCCAAAGCCGTATGCGCTATAAAAACGAGAGGGAAGTATATTATGGAAAAGAGACCGTTTCTGACCGAAGAGCAGGCCCAGGAGATCATCCAGGACGTGCCCACCCCGTTCCACGTCTACGACGAAAAGGGCATCCGTGAGAACGCCCGCCGCATCAACAAGGCCTTCAGCTGGAACAAGGGCTTCCGGGAGTATTTTGCCGTCAAGGCGCTGCCCAACCCCATCATCCTGCAGATCCTGAAGGAAGAGGGCTGCGGCGTGGACTGCTCCTCCCTGACCGAGCTGATGCTGAGCGAGGCCTGCGGCTTTACCGGCAGCGATATCATGTTCTCCTCCAACCAGACCCCCGTGGAGGACATGAAGAAGGCATACGAGCTGGGCGCATACATCAACCTGGACGATGCCACCATGGTGGACTTCCTGGACCGTGTGGCCGGGATCCCTGAGAACATCTTCTGCCGCTACAACCCGGGCGGGACCTTCCAGCTGGGCGAGAGCGAGGAGGGCTTCCAGGTCATGGACAAGCCCGGCGATGCCAAGTACGGCATGACCGAGGAGCAGATGATCGACAGCTACAAGAAGCTGATGGCAAAGGGTGCAAAGAACTTTGGCATCCATGCCTTCCTGGCCTCCAACACCATCTCCGATGCCTATTACCCTGAGCTGGCAGGCATCCTGTTCCAGCTGGCAGTCCGTGTGCAGAAGGCCACCGGTGCCCACATCGGCTACATCAACCTGTCCGGCGGCGTGGGCATCCCCTACCGCCCCGACCAGACCGAGAACGACATCATGGCCATTGGCGAGGGCGTGCGCCGGAAGTTTGAGGAGATCCTTGTGCCCGCAGGGATGGGCGATGTGGCCATCTTCACCGAGATGGGCCGCTTTACCACCGGCCCCTACGGTGCGCTGGTGGCAACTGCCATCCACGAAAAGCACATCTACAAGGAGTACATCGGTCTGGATGCCTGCGCTGCCAACCTGATGCGTCCCGCCATGTACGGCGCTTACCACCACATCACCGTGCTGGGCAAGGAGAACGCCCCCTGCGACCACAAGTACGATGTGGTCGGCGGCCTGTGCGAGAACAACGACAAGTTCGCCATTGACCGGATGCTGCCCAAGATCGACATCGGTGACCTGATCTACATCCACGACACCGGTGCGCACGGCTCCGCCATGGGCTACAACTACAACGGCAAGCTCCGCAGCGCCGAGGTCCTGCTCTGCGAGGACGGCTCTCACCGCCTCATCCGCCGCGCCGAGACCCCCCGCGACTACTTTGCAACGCTGGACTTCCTGCCCGCCATGAAGCCCCTGTTCGAGGGCTACGACGACTGAGTCCCCCTGAAAACCTGCGAGGTGTGATATGTTTTTTGGATTCCAGCTTACCTGCGGCCTGATGATGGTCTTTTACGGCTACTCGGTGATGAAGAATCCCCGTGTGTGGGGAGATCAGGGCCGTCAGGCAGTCAAGGCGGAGAATTTCCCGGAATACTGCCGCCAGAACGGCCTGTTCTTCCTGAAGGCGGGCCTGATCATGGCGCTCATCGGCGCGCTGGACGCGCTGGTGAGCCTTTCCGGCG contains:
- a CDS encoding diaminopimelate decarboxylase family protein, which codes for MEKRPFLTEEQAQEIIQDVPTPFHVYDEKGIRENARRINKAFSWNKGFREYFAVKALPNPIILQILKEEGCGVDCSSLTELMLSEACGFTGSDIMFSSNQTPVEDMKKAYELGAYINLDDATMVDFLDRVAGIPENIFCRYNPGGTFQLGESEEGFQVMDKPGDAKYGMTEEQMIDSYKKLMAKGAKNFGIHAFLASNTISDAYYPELAGILFQLAVRVQKATGAHIGYINLSGGVGIPYRPDQTENDIMAIGEGVRRKFEEILVPAGMGDVAIFTEMGRFTTGPYGALVATAIHEKHIYKEYIGLDACAANLMRPAMYGAYHHITVLGKENAPCDHKYDVVGGLCENNDKFAIDRMLPKIDIGDLIYIHDTGAHGSAMGYNYNGKLRSAEVLLCEDGSHRLIRRAETPRDYFATLDFLPAMKPLFEGYDD